The sequence GCATTCGCACCCGTTTCCTGCAAATCCGCCATGTGAAAGAGATGATCCGGCTTGTGACGATGGGGAAAAGCTCTGAGGCCGGGGTGTCTTCTTTCCAGGCGTTGACGATGTCGTTGTCCGGCCGCATTGGCGTCGGGAACGTGGCCGGGACGGCGACGGGGATTGCTTATGGAGGGCCGGGCGCGGTCTTTTGGATGTGGGTGATCACCTTTATCGGAGCGGCGACCGCGTATGTCGAGTCGACGCTAGCGCAAATTTATAAAGAGGAACAAGACGGACAATACCGCGGCGGTCCGGCGTTCTACATTGAAAAAGGCCTTGGCTGGAAATGGTTTGCGGTGGTGATCGCCGCGGCGATTATTCTCTCGATGGCGGTGCTGATGCCGGGAATTCAAGCAAACTCGATTGCCGACAGCTTTTCGAATGCGTTTGGCATTCCGAAATTGGTGACGGGAATTTTCGTGATTGCCGTTCTTGGCTTTACGATTTTTGGCGGAGTGAAGCGGATCGCGAAAACGGCGGAAATTGTCGTGCCGTTTATGGCAGTTAGCTATTTGTTGGTCGCGATTGCCATTATTGCGGCCAATATTGAAAAAGTCCCGGATGTGTTTGGTTTGATTTTCAAAAGCGCGTTTGGCGCTGATCAAGTGTTTGGCGGCATTCTTGGTTCGGCGGTGATGTGGGGGGTCAAACGCGGCCTTTATGCGAATGAAGCGGGGCAAGGGACGGGCGCCCACCCGGCAGCGGCGGCGGAAGTGTCCCACCCGGCGAAGCAGGGGCTTGTGCAGGCATTTTCGATCTATTTGGACGTGTTCTTGATCGTGACGGCGACGGCGCTGATGATTTTGTTTACAGGTCAATACAATGTGATCAATGAAAAAACGGGAGAGACGATTGTCGAGAATTTGAAAGGGGTGGAACCAGGCGCAGGGTATACGCAGGCGGCGGTGGACACGCTCTTCCCGGGATTCGGGTCGGCCTTTATTGCGATCGCTCTGTTCTTCTTCGCGTTTACGACGATATACGCGTATTACTATATTGCCGAGACGAACCTCGCCTATTTGGTGCGCAGTGAAAAGAGGGGAACGGCCTTCTTTGCCTTGAAGCTCGTCTTTTTGGCGGCCACGTTCTATGGAACGGTCAAAACGGCGACGACGGCGTGGGCGATGGGCGACATCGGGCTTGGTATCATGGTGTGGCTCAACTTGATTGCGATCTTGTTGTTGTTTAAACCGGCCTATATGGCCTTGAAAGATTACGAAGAACAGCTGAAGCAAGGGAAAGATCCGGAGTTCAACGCGTCGAAATACGGAATCAAGAACGCGGAATTCTGGGAAAATGGATATAAGAGATGGGAAGAAAAGAAAGAGAAGGCATTGTAACAGGTTGATTGGTTGGAGTCGATGGTGTCCTGGATGCAGCGGGACACCCTTTTTTTGAGATGCGAATAGTGCCTGGCACTGTTCGCTAAAAGAAATTTCGAAAAAATTTCTTTTTTGTCTTGTTTTTTTTAGGCGTTGCTTCTATAAT comes from Anoxybacillus flavithermus and encodes:
- a CDS encoding alanine/glycine:cation symporter family protein; its protein translation is MIEKLVETVNGWLWSPFLIAFIVCCGLYFSIRTRFLQIRHVKEMIRLVTMGKSSEAGVSSFQALTMSLSGRIGVGNVAGTATGIAYGGPGAVFWMWVITFIGAATAYVESTLAQIYKEEQDGQYRGGPAFYIEKGLGWKWFAVVIAAAIILSMAVLMPGIQANSIADSFSNAFGIPKLVTGIFVIAVLGFTIFGGVKRIAKTAEIVVPFMAVSYLLVAIAIIAANIEKVPDVFGLIFKSAFGADQVFGGILGSAVMWGVKRGLYANEAGQGTGAHPAAAAEVSHPAKQGLVQAFSIYLDVFLIVTATALMILFTGQYNVINEKTGETIVENLKGVEPGAGYTQAAVDTLFPGFGSAFIAIALFFFAFTTIYAYYYIAETNLAYLVRSEKRGTAFFALKLVFLAATFYGTVKTATTAWAMGDIGLGIMVWLNLIAILLLFKPAYMALKDYEEQLKQGKDPEFNASKYGIKNAEFWENGYKRWEEKKEKAL